The stretch of DNA tatttctttgtttcctcaGGTCTTCCACCCAGCGGCAGCTGGCAGGACCTGAAGGATCACATGCGAGAGGCAGGTGATGTATGTTATGCTGATGTGTTCCGTGATGGCACCGGAGTGGTGGAGTTTGTGCGCAAAGAAGACATGACCTACGCTGTCCGTAAACTGGATAACACCAAGTTCCGTTCTCATGAGGTACGTAAAGGATAGTTCGGCTAAAATGAAGAGAACAAGGAGTGACTGTGAACATGGCCAGGCAGTAAGTGAAGTCTGGCGTTGAGCTTAATTTGGATTTAAAATTTTTTCGATGCATGCATGCTTTGTTGTTGATCATTTCCTGGAATGGACGACGCTTCCACAAACAGATCAGTCATGCATGTAGGGGAGGTCCAGCTGGCATGTAAAGTGTTAAAAGCTCTGTGTGCAGAAGTGGTcagaatgaaccaaaatataaattatGCATAAAGACTTTTGAGACTAAGTGGGTAGGATTTAGCGACATCAAGCGATGGACggccctccctctttcctccacgtgaacataaaaatgcaaaactcTCTCTCCAAAGCCAgagttttgcatgtgtgtgtgaattccCGTTTTCCAAAGGgtgtttaaaaaggcaactggatttggTTTGAGAAGGACGTGTCTCTGCTCTAATGAAGGCATTGTCAGCCAGAGCCCCCGCAAGAATTtcaaccccattcacaccttgagactagAACCTCCCACTGACAATGGCTttgttagagctccattcataagGAGAGCGGTTAAGGGGAACTCCTCCGTCACACAAAACGCTAAGAAGTGGATTCCTGCTGGTGTCATACGGCAGTTTTCACATGGTAATGAAGGGTTAGTCATGTtgtatgcatgtttgtgtcCAGGGAGAGACGGCCTACATTCGTGTGAAGACGGACGGCCCCCGCAGCCCCAGCTACGGCCGCTCTCGCTCTCGTAGCCGCAGCCGGAGCCGCAGCCGAAGCAAGAGCGGTTCCCGCAGCTACTCTCCACGCCGCGGCCGGGGCTCCCCGCGCTACTCCCCCCGACGCTCCCGTTCCCGCTCTCGCACCTAGATTCACTAAACTAAAGCATTGATGTACCTCAGAGCCGGAGAGAAAATGTTCACTTAGCGAATCCTGTATACTCACCAAGGATCATCCACGTGTCACCTGTGTACACTGTCAGGTCATGTGTTCCCTTTCCAcctactttgtttttttttattttttttgtctgatacCTGCAGACCAGATGAATGTGGTTTGTCTACACGACCCAGTTGAAGTCCTTCTTTTCCCCTTTCTCCCGAACCTTCTGTTTCTGCTATCCACCTTTCTCTCGTCTCTGTGCTTCTCCTGAATGTCCCAGTTGACTGCTTTACATTTTTTCGTTTCGTTTGCTAATAGTTTTACTTCTTTTAAACATATACTACTGTCCTTTGACCTtcttgtgtgtctctctgtagaGTTCAGAGGAACAAGATAGGATGGGAACAGAGGAAACAGTTCAAATTAGgataaacaggaggaggaggagtcaaaTATGGCACCAATGGTATGATGGCTGTGCCTTGTTAACTGTGAAATCTGCATTataaggcgttttttttttctctcctatttttttttttttaacactttacaATAGAGTGACGCTATTAAATGTTAGTAACAAGTTCTCTATGCCGTATTTGGAGACCCAaagcttgctttttttttttttctctcatctttaACTATAGACGATGTCCCTTACTTTGGTAGCTGCATTAATATAAATTTCTTGGCGTATTTTCTGAAGGTGTGATTCTAACTCGCCTCCTTCTCTTTGGTTTGCTGGTATTCTGAAGGTTTGGACTGGGCTCATTGTCTCCCCATACCGGAGCCGGATCAGGATCAGATCAGGATTTAGGATTAGGCTTCAGGATGGAGACATGGAGCACGACCCCCGGCCCTGTCCACATAACCCCCGTGAaaccggaaaaaaaaacattctagCAAGATATTCAAATTGGCTCTCGAATtatccaaatatttttttccccccccattTTGTGTGGgacagaagacagacaggaTTACTGACGGCACAGTGATGAttgattatttttcaatttttttgtaataagaaaaaaaaaaagaagagcagagatCGGATCAAATCCAGGAGGAGGGCTGGGAGGTACAGGATGGATCCGCACGCATAAGGAGAGTGGTAAATAGTGggcaaagggaggagggagggtagAGGGAGGTCTGGGAGGCAACACGGGAATGCCACCGTAAAGTGGTTTGTATCTCTTTTCTTAGGTTAGTCTTTTCCAAAGGTGGCTGGTTTTCTTAAGTATAATCTCCAGTATTTCAAAGCTTTAttctcttttaataaaatgttcgGTAACATTAaagtgagttttgtttttcttttcctctatTAATCATCCAAACTGTTGAAGCATTAACACATGCACCCGCTGTTGTGTGTTGATGCTCGTTGGTCGACCTGGTTTGCACATTTAAGTCCACATAGGGCtgtaatttctgtgttttgtgaaataattGAGTGTGCACAATTTAGGACAAGGACACCACGCAACTGCTTCCAGCCCCAGGAAAACAATGTGGGAGGGGGCTCCCAGATGTCCACTGTTTAGCATATTTTGCAAAAACCACCATAAATCCCTTTTAAACCCATGAAGGCCTTAAGCCTCTAGTGGCCCTCGTCTATCCAACCCGTGACACGTTTGGCAGTTTTGGCCTTAACACGTCTTTGTCTTCGCACATCTGCCTCTCCTTTAGTTTTTCTGGATCTTCTCATCGATGCATCGCCTGTGCTTTTACACTGGGACAGTAATTACCAGGTTTGAATTATACACGAGGCCCTGACATAAACCGTGAACCGCATCACTTGGACTTGCATTGCATGGCCAAAAAAAGGCTTGTGATAGTTTGTGATGGGCCTCCAGACAGCAGCATAAACTCACTAACTGGTTTAAGTGCAGTAAGAGGggctcatatttttattttcttcaaaatGGGTGCATATATATGGCATTGGTTGTGAATACATACACCCTAAAATAGCCTGCTAAGGTCAACATcacaagcacaaaaactaataaaatcaatattttgtgCGTAGCCTCTATAATGgggaaatacatttttagtgtttgatACTAAAAATTTGACCATTTTCCcataaatgaaaccctaatattGCACAATGAATATTTTCATTGTGTCCTGGCtgagagatggaaaaaatgtagttataatgggagtcaatgggacatttttgtccattaagagggtagtaaattttaaatgtgatgctacacatgaaataataatggaaTCAAGTCAGTAGTTTAGAtaattttgatcattttggTCATACCCtagactgattaaaaaaaaaaaaaaacaatgctttaGCCTCCCAGTATTagttatacatatatatttttttgcaaagtcaTAAGCCACAAGAGGCCACAggatagtacattttttttcagtgttctgACCTATTggaatttattttgaattgtgCCACATGCACTAATGCAGTCAAAAATTAAGGCCAAGTGAAGAGGAAAATTTTGCCCAAATAGAAAAAGGTGATGTCCCTAATGACGTCTGAGTTAAATACCCTCCTCTTTTTCACAATCTAACTGACTGTGGGTATCAAACACTTCAGGGATGATTAAACTTTTCCAGGCTAATGATGAACGACTCTTTCCTGAGCTCCTTGGAAACCTCCTTTGATCCGTTCTATcacacacttccacaaacacGTGTTGTGAAAATCAAGCCgtgacaaatccctgatttctCGCTACATTTGCTGgaaaacacttctgaacagatggactcaaATTTGGCCTTGACGTTGACTTGTGATCCTGGAGATGCGCTTGTTTTTGCACCTCACATAAATGTGGTATTGGGCgcataatatttctgttttttttttaatttatttttttttttttagcctctgCTGGCTTCTCATCTTACTCCATCAACTGCTGACAGAAAAGCTAAAACCTGCCTGGTTTCCAGACCTCGATGGCATATGATAATAccataatttaattattttataagCCACATTCATTCTGACGTTACTCTCACTTCACAGGTCCTACACActacacatttcttttcttggaCAGGTCATTACATTTTAAACGTCTATATTCGTGGAGAATCagtgtattgttattttttttttaattgtgtcttttaatttgatttaatgaggaaaaacaacaaatggaaaacatgttttaaattccTCAACATTTACTcctaaaagtgaaaaaataagaacatttcaagacatttcttttttgttggaTTAATAATTGATCAAACCTACAATACAAACCCGTTAGTTATCCAAGCTTCCGTGAAAGCTTTTCAGAAGTGTAAGGAAAGACCTCTGTCTCATAAACTAGTACAGAAAGATTCACATCAGGTTTTTCCAGACAAACTCTCAAACAGACACAATGAGGCCTCCATGTCCAATACAGCATGTCGCCCCTTTGCAATAAAGATTGTGTAAAGGACTAGATTAAACGgattgattaaataaatacacatatttaatATTCAGTACGTATTCGCCTTTAACATTTCCTCTCGGAGCCGCACAATCTAATCCCCCTCATGCTCCTCCTGGTCTCTCCCAGGTTATGCAGATCAGTACCATCGATCAACCCGATCACCCGGGTCGATCACGCCCCATcccggggaggggagggtgcgGGTGATAACGGTGCATTCTGGGTGGAAACAAGATGCGGGCACTGTCCGCAAGTAGAAAACGCCGTGGGCAGGGTGGAGGCTCCTCTGGAGCCAATCGCAGGGTGGATGCGAAGTGGGAGGGCGGTGCGCACGAGCCACGCTTCCTTCcataaatgaagtaaaaactGTGCAGCTTCCCCGCATCGCGCTCATACACACATCTTAATATTAAATCTTCGCTGGAAGACGGTAAGAGcgagctatttttttttttcatgtgtacatatatatattttatataatacaATGCACTGCTGCGTTTGTTGCTAATGGAGCCTGTTCACAGTGAGCAGGTGGGAGTGGAtactgaggtgtgtgtgtgtgtgtgtgtgttgcctgcATGCTAATGCTTCCCCCCAGCTGCATGAATGCTGCCTCCACTTTCTGGGCATTGTTTGCAAACTTGACAACTCCAGCAGCTCGTGACGCTCACAGACGTGTATGAATTGTTGAGTCAAACGTGTGCAGTGATAGCTGCTCCTACATCAGCGTCTAACCACAGCCACCAGACTGTCTGCGGTCTGCAGGGCACAggtgcaccttttttttttgtgaaatgtgttaTGTTAGTGGCCCTCTTTTGAGCACTGATGCCAACATAGATGCGTTAAACACCTGGCAGTGtggttttataaggtgtctgaCTCCACTTGGCTCTCTAAATGCATTTCACGTCCATCAATAATTCACAATGCAAATAGCCAAAGGCAGTTTCTGCAAGCGAGCTGTGGGGTCAGCGCACGGATGTGACGCTGACATGCTGCAAGTGGTAAATAAAGTACAGAAAGGTAAATGCTGTTTTCCTCCCCTACAGCCTGAGAAGCCATCATGTCTGACAAGAAGGCCGTGATAAAGAACGCAGACATGTCTGATGAAATGCAGCAGGACGCTGTGGACTGTGCCATGCAGGCCATGGAGAAGTACAACATCGAGAAGGACATCGCCGCCTTTGTCAAAAAGGTAAATTAGTCCGGAAATACGTTAATACttaatagagaaaaaaaaaaggccctctGGTTTATGATGCGCAACTTATCGTCCCTCTGTCAGGAGTTCGACAAGAAGTACAACCCCACATGGCACTGCATCGTCGGGAGGAACTTCGGCAGCTACGTGACGCACGAGACGAAGCATTTCATCTACTTCTACCTGGGTCAAGTGGCCATTCTACTGTTCAAGTCAGGCTGagacacccccccccacccacccctccccGAAACTACTTTTAGTCCAGCTGTAAATGCATCTGTGCCACCGCCTCTCCATGATTTACTGCTTTCTTAGGTTGTTACTTTCTGCCACCTGCAACGCCACGTCCAGCTTTGGGTGGTGTGTCGATCATGCCTGGACTGGTGACGTGCCATTCATAGAAAACGCCAATGTAGAACTACTCATGCCAACATTTGCACATCTGTCAgaatagttattattattattattattattagtattattatcatGGCTCCTGATTTCCAGATATTTCTGCTGTGTGGCGATGCGGATCCTGTACATTATTTCATATGTTGTGTAATAACTTAATTTCATTGAATTAAATCAGAGCAACAGAGTTTTCGTTGAAATGCCTTTAATTTCCAGTGTCAGCTGATAAAAGAATGGGAAAGCCGAGACTGTTGCTTGACACTTAATAAAGAATGTTACATGCTGAGAGATTTAGGGTTTTGTACATGCTTGAACATTCCTGTTTACACTTGAGTTGTGAATATTTTACGATGTTGCTGCTGTATATCTCTGGAATGTAATTGAGTGTGCGGTCTGGTATTGTTTTCAACATGTCAAGCACAAAACAACTTTGAGACAGTAAATTGGTTCGAAATGTGCACTGTATGTACGGcttgggtctttttttttttttaaaacttatgATCACTGGCTAATAGTATTGGTGTGGGTTGTGTACaggacataataataatgtcagtCAAAAAAGGCAGCTGCAGGCAgtaagatgtttaaaaaaaaaaaaaggcattttggagtttgaatttatttcaatGAGCATTTTGGAAAAAATTAAGGGAAGAAGAGCCTTGGAAAATCTGAGAGACAAGTATGGCATTAACCCTGTGATATAAATTCAAGGTAGATGGCTGACCTACATTTTAGAGGAGGTACTTTACGCTTTTTCTAGACCTAATTCAAGGtagcaaaaacacaacttttatgGTGAACTATTTTACCAATAAACATGACCCGAATATAAAATTGTGTTACagcaaagaaatgttgaaataatacAATTCTTGCGAGTGCAGCTATCTCAGTCCAAGATTTGATAACGGAAAAGAAAGCTTTTTGTTGGAAAGATGTCCccttgtttgttatttttcaattaTAGCCTTAAACATGGTACATACGTTAATTTATCATACCTCTATAAACAACCAAagttttgtcattattttttaaagatggtaaaaaaacaatgttGCCACAATGTTTACTTGTTTTAATAAAGTGGTAGAAGGTtgtgcaacaacaaaacaaatatactAATATAAAGCTAGTTCTTTATTCGCATGTGCAGtagttagtaaaaaaaaataaatccacaaaacaAACTTGTCCAGGTGGTTTCTTGGTTGTTGCCAGTGTGCACTGTAGGGGGCAGTAATGAGCCTGACACGAGGATGTGAAGCTTCACTAGAACCACCAGAGATGGTGAAACACTTCCGGGGTTAAAACTATGGCGGCTCTAACGCGAGTGTCAGCACACCGGCTCTTGGCCGCAGTGGAGTCTCCGGGACTCTGTCCGCCGAAGCCGCCCCGTTCACCCCGATGGCGGCAGATGGTTGGAGTGACGCGTCCGACGCCGAGAAACAGTTTTCCCGCTGCGCCGCAAAGCTCCGAGCCCTGCGAGCCGACTCCGGACAACTCAGAGAGGAGCTCAACCTGCTCTTTGACCAGCTCCTCTCCGAGAACTACAACAGGAGCTTGGACCCCAACATCAACATACGGACAGAGGTAACACATGCTCGATTTGGTCCTTAGTCTGCCGCCTCGCCTTTAGTCCTCACGAACAAGCACTACAACACCCATAAACCCATAAATTCCCATCAGCCTCTGCTTTTGTTGGCACTAATAACACATACCAACCATGTTCCCTAGCAACGCAATAAAATCACCATGGCAGCAACTTCATACAGCCTAGAAACCCCTAGCATCCAATGCCCTAGCAACCGACTAAAAATCACCATAGCAACCATCCCCTTACAACCTAGCAACCAACTAAAAATCACCATGGCAGCCATCCCCTCTCAACTTAACCACCACCAAGCATCCACCCAGTACCCTGACAACCACGCAGAGCAACATAGTTGCAGAGCAACCCAGTTAGTATTGCCCTAGCAACAATGTAGAACACCCTAACAACCACTTCTTACCCACATTACAACACATTACACTTTTAATTTACAAATCTTGCATGTCTTGTCCTTTAAACTGGTCAGTGCTACAACACTGAAAATCCACCttctgtgggataaataaagacttatcttatcttatcttatattaGCTCCTTTGCATTAGCATCAAGAGTCTTCCCAGTAATCTAAAccaacatttttatcttttgttttcttgtccaGGATGTGTGTGCTCTGCTGAAACATGCCAGCTGTCTTGTGCCACTGAGTCAAGAACATTTAGTGATCAAACTGTGCCAACTAGCTCATCATCTACTCAATCAACTGAAGGTAACGACAAGTATTTTTTAACACCAGTACTTACCCATGTATTTACATATGCACATCCATCGGAGTGTAGTGTACCTCAGTCGGAGTCACATTGTTCAACgcatcattttcttttgttctcattGGGGTTCTTCAAGGTGATAATGGATGAACGGACCCTGGATGTATTGATGAACTACACCTCTAGTGCGTTGAAAGTGTGCAGCACCTGGACACATTCAGATGTCCTCCTGGCTCTCTCCACAGTAGTGTATGGCAATGGACCTCAATGCCATCAGGTACATTTTTATACGAAGCACGGTGTGAAACGTTGTATtgtgaatgaatatttatatttatatttctcatTCATAGCACCTCGGAGACTTACTGGGTGAAGGTGGAGTCCTCCTGGAGTATAGTTCTCCATCTCAGCCCAACATGGAGTTGCGGCGTGTTGCTCTTACCTGTATGGCCAACATCTGTCTCAGGTAGGATGCAgtgtctctctgctctgtatGCTGAAGAAATTGTCTGTAAACgttgaatatttatttgcattctAGGTCACAAACTCGGCCATTCAGTTGCATTTTTAAGCTACGCGTTCCTTCCTATTCAATCTTGTACCCATGgttgtaatttttttctctgctggcTTGTTTCTGTCCAGGATTCCTGGTCAGCCGCCTTTGGATGATCAGTACAGAAGCATATGTTTCACAGTTTTCCTGAAAACGCTGCACTCGCCCAAACCCCCCAACACCGACGAACTCTTCTACTGCATGGTACTGATGACTTGTATATTgtgcaaaacatttaattgagaaaaaaatgcatttgatcGCAGTTAATTATGTCTTTGCGTCCTCTGTGCAGGTGATCCAAGCAGCTCTGAAGGGGCTTCAGTGTTGTCTCTCGGGTGGAAAGTGGAAATTTGGCGGAGGGGAGGAGCTCGGGTCTGCACTCGCCGCTCTTAAGGTGTGAAGTCACCGCACCTGCACTCTGTTCTCTTGCCTCTTGTATTTTGGTTCTGTCGTTAATTTCGAGTTTTGCATTCTGCAGAGGTTGATGTTCCAAGGAGCTCCAGGTGTGAGCGTCGAGTGGCCGGCCGTGCTTTACCCAGCGCCTCTCCCGCAGTACGAAGGTCTCTCTGCGCCAAAACCTGCTGAATCACTGAAATCTCCTGAACCACCAAAGGATGCCACCGTCCCAGGAAAAGCTTCAGGGGTAGGAGGAAGTGTAATGTTTTGATGGTGCTATTGAATTCGGTGATGGAAGattgattttgttgttgttaatgtaTTTGtagaataaaaagaggaaatccAAAGGAAAGGGGAAGAAGACAAAAACGGAGGAGAGCAAAGGCGAtgatggggaggaggaaggcagAGGGACGGTGCCTCTACTCCAGAAAGGAgtagaaagagaaggaggcagaggtGAGGCAGAGGCCTCACCCAAACCCTCTGCATTGTTACTGTACCCGTCCTGGAAGCGAACCAGCTCTGACTCAGAGTTTTCTGATCCAGAGGGCAGCGCACAGAGCAAATTAAGgtacagaaaacacactgcTCACACTGGTCCAACAAGTTAGCAGTAGCAGCTTTTTTAGTCATGCATGTCCTTTTAAAGATTTCCATGTTTCTAaacctgctgtgttttttttcctctttcagagTTAACCACGGTCGTGTGCGTCAGGGAGCGCTGCACTGTCTGCTAGCGGTGGTGAAAGCTGTGGAGAAACGGACTCTCTACGGGTACTGGTCCTCCTTCATCCCCGACTCTCCCACCGGGGGACCACCGTCTCTTACTCTCCTAACAATTATACTGAAAGACCCCTCTCCAAAGGTACGCCACAGCCTCAGTCATTTTACCAGTCTTCCTCAACCGCATTGACTGAATCCTTACCACCGTCCCTCTCCCTCCAGGTGCGCTTGTGCGCTCTTCAGGTGCTGTCGTCCATCCTGGACGGCTCCCGTCAGTTCCTGGCTGTGGCTGAAGACACGGCGTCTCCTCGGACATCTTACACCCCTTTCTCTTTCACGCTGGCGACGGCCGTCAGGGAGCTGCACCGCGCCCTCAATCTGGCTCTTCTGGCCGAGACGTCCCCTCAGACGCTTACGCAGGTCATAAAGGTATGACGACTTTCCTTCTTTGTGGCGAGGCAACCGAGGTGAACGTTGAATTACCTGTTGCAtttgtggaaataaaagcacagcGAGTCAAAGTCTAAGCAACCTGGTCCTACATCTTATGCAGATTTCACTCTGAACAGTTGCCCTGATAGATGAAATTTGAAATAATGAACATGAAACAAACTAGTGGTTCTAAATTTTCTGCTCTTTCAGTGTCTGGCCTTCCTGGTGGCCAATGCTCCCTATCACCGCCTCAGACCTGGCCTCCTCAGCATGCTCTGGAAGCAGATGCGTCCCTACGTGCGCCACAGAGGTTTGTGCATTGCCGCTGCACCAAACTGAGGTGCGTAAAGTATTCTTCTGTTAACACAACCCCTCTCCGTGTTCAGATGTGAACGTGCGCGTGTCCGTCCTGACGTTTTACGGGGCGCTAGTGACAACTCAGGCCCCTCTCCCTGAGGTGCAGCTCCTGCTCCGACAGCCGGAGAACGGCAGCACCGGCTCCGGTTCGTTCACGCCGCA from Mugil cephalus isolate CIBA_MC_2020 chromosome 15, CIBA_Mcephalus_1.1, whole genome shotgun sequence encodes:
- the dynll2b gene encoding dynein, light chain, LC8-type 2b, giving the protein MSDKKAVIKNADMSDEMQQDAVDCAMQAMEKYNIEKDIAAFVKKEFDKKYNPTWHCIVGRNFGSYVTHETKHFIYFYLGQVAILLFKSG
- the heatr6 gene encoding HEAT repeat-containing protein 6; the encoded protein is MAADGWSDASDAEKQFSRCAAKLRALRADSGQLREELNLLFDQLLSENYNRSLDPNINIRTEDVCALLKHASCLVPLSQEHLVIKLCQLAHHLLNQLKVIMDERTLDVLMNYTSSALKVCSTWTHSDVLLALSTVVYGNGPQCHQHLGDLLGEGGVLLEYSSPSQPNMELRRVALTCMANICLRIPGQPPLDDQYRSICFTVFLKTLHSPKPPNTDELFYCMVIQAALKGLQCCLSGGKWKFGGGEELGSALAALKRLMFQGAPGVSVEWPAVLYPAPLPQYEGLSAPKPAESLKSPEPPKDATVPGKASGNKKRKSKGKGKKTKTEESKGDDGEEEGRGTVPLLQKGVEREGGRGEAEASPKPSALLLYPSWKRTSSDSEFSDPEGSAQSKLRVNHGRVRQGALHCLLAVVKAVEKRTLYGYWSSFIPDSPTGGPPSLTLLTIILKDPSPKVRLCALQVLSSILDGSRQFLAVAEDTASPRTSYTPFSFTLATAVRELHRALNLALLAETSPQTLTQVIKCLAFLVANAPYHRLRPGLLSMLWKQMRPYVRHRDVNVRVSVLTFYGALVTTQAPLPEVQLLLRQPENGSTGSGSFTPQDSALSWRQRDGVSSPSRAPLTPSKRGSCAHSPRGPHTPAEEDGSPLWLLQLCVSLITQPREDQSDGEGAGGGGALEPPPVRLEALQVLSHLVRGYFSLTQACLREIGQVSARCLGETDPSIQLHGAKLLEEFGTGIIQQYRAENTVPQSSRVPLSQVVQFWSEVLSGPLNGALQNEQHPTLQASACDTLSSILPQAFAQLPDKTQLMCITVLLGLTYIENYLVKTAAVRALGIYILFPCLREDVMFVADTANTILAALDDRSTNVRAKAAWSLGNLTDTLIVNMESVGVDFQKELSDMLLLKMLQAATRAAADKDRVKCNAVRALGNLLHFLRQSQMTRSVFQRPLEDAVCALVKTVQSEATMKVRWNACYALGNAFRNPALPLDSAPWSQNAFSALCHVVTSCKNFKVRIKSAAALAVPARRDCYGDTERFICVWRSLATALENSEDTNDFLEYRYSASLRHTLSHALLHLLSISQLQDMPALGASLGGEEGRSIREHLMKYLRAEEGGGEEGEKETGGDSVNPQQRVGGLQQTVIRLKELKSEGEGEEERVKEEVVQVLEDLLKTCEET